A single window of Brevundimonas vitisensis DNA harbors:
- a CDS encoding AMP nucleosidase has translation MTESKNAPMTGPAALDRLQTLYTQSVANLRSAVKTFLQTGERADPQARADGLFAYPMLRVSWFGDRPNDLEPRAYARISRQGVYSTTITRPDLFRPYLAEQLRLLEQDYGATFEVVPSDQEIPFPYVLDGSDVVLDRSQTAAIARWFPTTDLAHIGDEISDGLFDLEQDFPLAQFDGLRTDFSLARLRHYTGTPVEDVQSYILFTNYHRYVDEFVRWACAQLADPNSAYETLSCAGGVVITRDNPDPELAILDTAWRRHQMPAYHLTAPGHVGITLVNIGVGPSNAKTICDHLAVTRPHAWMMIGHCGGLRPSQTIGDYVLAHAYLRDDHVLDAVLPPDIPIPSIAEVQRALYDAAKQVSGAPGEEVKRRLRTGTVVTTDDRNWELRYSKSALRFNQSRAVAIDMESATIAAQGYRFRVPYGTLLCVSDKPLHGEIKLPGQANRFYEGSISEHLQIGIQAVDLLREEGVRLHSRKLRAFDEPPFR, from the coding sequence ATGACAGAATCGAAGAACGCCCCCATGACGGGCCCGGCGGCGCTGGACCGCCTTCAAACCCTTTACACCCAGTCGGTCGCCAATCTGCGGTCCGCGGTGAAGACCTTCCTTCAGACCGGCGAACGTGCCGATCCCCAGGCCAGGGCCGATGGCCTGTTCGCCTATCCCATGCTGAGGGTCAGCTGGTTCGGCGACCGTCCGAATGATCTGGAGCCCCGGGCCTATGCGCGGATTTCGCGCCAGGGGGTTTACTCCACCACCATCACCCGTCCCGATCTGTTCCGGCCCTATCTGGCCGAGCAGCTGCGCCTGCTGGAGCAGGATTACGGTGCCACCTTCGAAGTGGTGCCCTCCGATCAGGAAATCCCCTTCCCCTATGTGCTGGACGGCTCGGATGTGGTTCTGGACCGCAGTCAGACCGCAGCGATCGCCCGCTGGTTCCCGACGACGGACCTGGCCCATATCGGCGACGAGATTTCGGACGGCCTGTTTGATCTCGAACAGGACTTTCCGCTGGCCCAGTTTGACGGCCTGCGGACCGATTTCTCCCTGGCGCGGCTGAGGCACTATACCGGCACCCCGGTCGAGGACGTGCAGTCCTATATCCTGTTCACCAACTATCACCGCTACGTCGATGAGTTCGTGCGGTGGGCCTGTGCCCAGCTGGCCGATCCGAACAGCGCCTATGAGACCCTGTCGTGTGCCGGTGGCGTCGTCATCACACGCGACAACCCCGACCCTGAACTGGCCATTCTCGACACGGCCTGGCGGCGGCACCAGATGCCAGCCTATCACCTGACCGCGCCGGGCCATGTGGGCATCACCCTGGTCAACATCGGCGTCGGACCATCCAATGCCAAGACCATCTGTGATCACCTGGCTGTCACCCGGCCGCACGCCTGGATGATGATTGGTCACTGTGGGGGGCTGCGGCCGTCACAGACGATCGGCGACTACGTCCTGGCCCACGCCTATCTGCGCGACGACCATGTGCTGGACGCCGTGCTGCCGCCGGATATCCCCATTCCGTCGATCGCCGAGGTTCAGCGCGCACTCTATGACGCGGCCAAGCAGGTGTCGGGCGCGCCGGGCGAAGAGGTCAAACGCCGGCTGCGCACGGGCACGGTGGTCACCACCGACGACCGGAACTGGGAGCTGCGCTATTCCAAATCGGCCCTGCGCTTCAACCAGAGCCGGGCCGTGGCCATCGACATGGAGAGCGCCACCATCGCAGCCCAGGGCTACCGCTTCCGCGTGCCCTACGGGACCCTGCTGTGTGTCTCGGACAAGCCGCTGCATGGCGAGATCAAGCTGCCGGGACAGGCGAACCGCTTCTACGAGGGGTCGATCTCGGAGCATCTGCAGATCGGCATCCAGGCGGTGGACC